From a single Scomber japonicus isolate fScoJap1 chromosome 12, fScoJap1.pri, whole genome shotgun sequence genomic region:
- the LOC128369826 gene encoding uncharacterized protein LOC128369826 — protein sequence MDADAMGTMEVAALGRPFSLGMLYDCRKDSLIPGMTLWDLNDLKNDIQERPQHYNNFEIVASESIADKSSALNVQASLKASFLGGLVEVGGSAKYLNDSKTSKNQSRVTLNYQATTKMKELSMNQLGRGNVKHPYVFDKGIATHVVTAILYGAQAFFVFDREVSDEESHQDIQGNLKVMIKKIPCLSIEGGGSLKMDDKDIEKVEKFSCKFHGDFLLKKSPTTFQDAVQVYQSLPQLLGTNGENAVPMKVWLMPLVSLDSKAAKLVRQISIRLVQKCQSVLEDFTELEMRCNDAIRTTTAQQFPQIGDKLKTLAEFCSEYKLEFQQNLAKILPSIRGGGKEEAVLAEILKKRHSSPFNNKSLKEWMDCKEREIYTLQSFTNKMKNIKIVPSQSHLYKETLNVEHAVCFVFTSLGSAEPYLSALSNYLKEKPKPDDPQDPRCHDIEKEQWYASKEVSDAMRHKAKLFSDFAEANKENKNIKFLTVGLTNETHKGSSIYVYEVGFTVSENFEPPSKPETVTAGDVTHNSVTLKIPPPRFGAENITSYCVEYCVSGEDGWKQTPAAKAEEVTVSGLTHNTEYMFRCRAVTSVGVGPAGEVSGHIKTFPCSPPGKPQVETNSGDVTHNSVTLKIPPPRFGAENITSYCVEYCVSGEDGWKQTAAAKAEEVTVSGLTPNTEYMFRCRAVTSVGVGPAGEVSGHIKTLPCSPPGKPQIETNSSEISVSSEKPAEIGQDVHILSYIVEYAQTEKEVKEEDLQWNQMVSRAEKGIISGLQSDTEYTVRVRCDCGEAGRSKESITVNVCTTKKLTDSVKKQSTLLPKTGPLPVYKIPLKEERINVPGCKRFSFRKESTKPNRTIMVLGATGAGKSTLINGMINYILGVKWKDAFRFKLIDEDQSKSQAHSQTSEITVYKINHQEGFNLEYSLTIVDTPGFGDTRGITRDREITEQLRNLFSAQSGVSEIDAICFVTQASLARLTATQKYVFDSVLSIFGKDVAENIRVLLTFADGQRPPVLEAINASGVPCPKTKDGLPVHFKFNNSALFADNNSSPANSSDEDDGFFNQMFWDMGTESMKRFFVAVNEIDTKTLTMTIEVLRERKQLENSIENLQKQVKVGLAKLEEIKETTEILKEHEAEISRYKDFEFEVTVTKAFQKDISGTGNYSTNCQQCHQTCHYPCPYGNDADKRRCVAMGSDGYCTVCPGKCCWSLHFNQKYKWEYMEYKEKRTVQELKEKYLKASEAKTPFQALIEKLQAEYHHVQEEVVKLMERSAKCLNRLREIALKPNPLSTPEYIDMVIEGEKSEGKPGWKLRVEALMDMRGKAELMAKMKVRQCECGRSSDLSTSSEPERGLR from the exons ATGGATGCTGACGCCATGGGGACGATGGAGGTGGCAGCGCTCGGCCGACCTTTCAGTCTTGGGATGCTGTATGACTGCCGTAAAGACTCACTCATCCCTG GCATGACATTGTGGGACCTTAATGATCTGAAAAATGATATACAAGAAAGACCTCAGCACTACAACAATTTTGAAATAGTTGCATCTGAATCAATTGCAGATAAATCTTCAGCATTAAATGTTCAAGCATCCCTGAAGGCAAGTTTCTTAGGTGGGCTAGTAGAGGTTGGAGGATCTGCCAAATACCTGAATGATAGCAAAACATCCAAAAATCAGTCCAGAGTAACACTGAACTACCAAGCAACCACAAAGATGAAGGAACTGTCAATGAATCAACTTGGAAGAGGTAATGTGAAGCATCCGTATGTCTTTGATAAAGGAATAGCAACACATGTAGTCACAGCTATCCTTTATGGGGCACAAGCCTTCTTTGTGTTTGACCGTGAGGTGTCTGATGAAGAAAGTCATCAAGACATTCAGGGAAACTTGAAGGTGATGATCAAGAAAATCCCCTGTCTCTCAATAGAGGGGGGAGGTTCCCTCAAAATGGATGATAAGGATATTGAAAAGGTGGAGAAATtctcctgtaaatttcatggaGACTTTTTACTAAAGAAATCTCCAACAACCTTTCAGGATGCTGTACAAGTCTACCAAAGCCTGCCACAACTGCTGGGAACCAATGGAGAAAATGCTGTACCAATGAAGGTCTGGCTGATGCCACTTGTGAGTTTGGATTCTAAAGCTGCTAAACTTGTCCGTCAGATAAGTATAAGATTAGTGCAGAAATGCCAGAGTGTCCTGGAGGACTTCACTGAGCTGGAAATGAGATGCAATGATGCAATAAGAACCACCACTGCACAGCAGTTCCCACAGATTGGTGACAAACTTAAAACTCTTGCAGAATTTTGCTCTGAGTACAAACTGGAATTCCAACAAAACTTGGCAAAGATACTTCCATCAATCcggggaggagggaaagaggaggcTGTGCTGGCAGAGATCCTGAAGAAGAGACATTCTTCTCCTTTCAACAACAAAAGCCTGAAAGAGTGGATGGactgtaaagagagagaaatctacactttacagtctttcaccaacaagatgaaaaatatcaaaattgtCCCATCTCAAAGTCATCTGTACAAGGAAACTCTGAATGTAGaacatgctgtgtgttttgttttcacttcacTGGGAAGTGCTGAACCGTACCTCTCAGCTTTATCAAACTACttaaaagaaaaacccaaaCCAGACGACCCTCAAGATCCACGTTGTCATGACATAGAGAAGGAACAATGGTACGCCTCTAAAGAAGTATCAGATGCAATGAGACACAAAGCAAAGCTGTTCAGTGATTTTGCAGAGGCCAACAAAGAGAATAAGAACATAAAGTTCCTGACAGTGGGTTTAACAAATGAGACACACAAAGGTTCAAGCATCTACGTTTATGAAGTCGGCTTTACTGTCAGTGAGAACTTTGAGCCTCCTTCAAAGCCTGAAACAGTGACAGCAGGTGATGTAACCCACAACAGTGTGACACTGAAGATCCCTCCACCAAGATTTGGAGCAGAGAACATCACCTCCTACTGTGTAGAGTACTGTGTCAGtggagaggatggatggaaacaaACACCAGCAGCAAAAGCTGAAGAAGTCACAGTGAGCGGTCTGACTCATAACACAGAGTATATGTTCAGATGCAGAGCAGTGACCTCAGTAGGTGTTGGACCAGCTGGTGAAGTCAGTGGTCACATTAAAACCTTTCCTTGCAGCCCTCCTGGAAAACCTCAAGTTGAAACAAACTCAG GTGATGTAACCCACAACAGTGTGACACTGAAGATCCCTCCACCAAGATTTGGAGCAGAGAACATCACCTCCTACTGTGTAGAGTACTGTGTCAGtggagaggatggatggaaacaaacagcagcagcaaaagctgAAGAAGTTACAGTGAGCGGTCTGACTCCTAACACAGAGTATATGTTCAGATGCAGAGCAGTGACCTCAGTAGGTGTTGGACCAGCTGGTGAAGTCAGTGGTCACATTAAAACTTTACCTTGCAGCCCTCCTGGAAAACCTCAAATTGAAACAAACTCCAGTGAGATATCAGTTAGCTCGGAGAAACCTGCAGAGATTGGACAAGATGTCCACATTTTGAGTTACATCGTGGAGTACGcccaaacagagaaagaggtgaAAGAAGAAGATCTCCAGTGGAACCAAATGGTGTCAAGAGCTGAAAAGGGGATAATTTCAGGTCttcagtcagacacagaatatACTGTCAGGGTCAGGTGTGACTGTGGTGAAGCTGGTAGAAGCAAAGAAAGCATCACTGTGAATGTCTGCACAACAAAAAAGTTAACTGATAGTGTGAAAAAACAAAGCACACTGCTCCCAAAGACAGGGCCTCTCCCTGTTTATAAAATTCCCCTCAAAGAGGAACGAATCAATGTTCCTGGGTGCAAGCGTTTCAGTTTTCGGAAAGAATCCACCAAACCTAATCGTACCATCATGGTTCTCGGAGCAACTGGGGCTGGGAAGTCAACTCTGATCAATGGAatgattaattacattttaggtGTCAAATGGAAGGATGCATTTCGGTTTAAGTTAATTGATGAGGATCAGTCAAAATCACAAGCTCACAGTCAGACTTCTGAAATCACTGTGTACAAAATCAACCACCAGGAAGGCTTTAACCTCGAGTACTCTCTGACTATTGTGGACACTCCAGGCTTTGGAGATACGAGAGGAATaacaagagacagagagatcaCAGAGCAGCTACGTAATCTCTTCTCTGCTCAGTCTGGTGTCAGTGAAATTGATGCAATCTGTTTTGTAACTCAAGCTTCGTTAGCACGACTCACAGCAACACAGAAGTATGTGTTTGATTCTGTGCTTTCAATCTTTGGCAAAGATGTGGCAGAAAACATCAGAGTTCTGTTGACATTTGCAGACGGTCAACGTCCACCAGTTCTAGAGGCAATCAATGCATCAGGTGTCCCATGTCCTAAAACAAAAGACGGGCTGCCAGTTCACTTCAAATTCAATAACTCAGCGTTATTTGCAGACAACAATTCATCTCCAGCAAACAGctcagatgaagatgatggatTCTTTAATCAGATGTTTTGGGACATGGGGACAGAAAGCATGAAGAGGTTTTTTGTTGCTGTGAATGAGATAGATACCAAAACCTTGACAATGACGATTGAAGTCCtcagagaaagaaagcagcTCGAAAATTCAATTGAAAACTTGCAGAAGCAGGTTAAAGTTGGGTTAGCCAAGCTTGAGGAGATAAAAGAGACGACTGAAATACTGAAAGAGCATGAGGCAGAGATCAGCAGGTATAAGGATTTTGAGTTTGAAGTCACCGTCACAAAGGCTTTTCAAAAAGACATTTCTGGTACTGGAAACTACAGCACCAACTGTCAGCAGTGTCACCAAACCTGCCACTATCCTTGTCCCTATGGAAATGATGCAGATAAAAGACGCTGTGTTGCAATGGGATCAGATGGATACTGTACTGTGTGCCCTGGCAAATGTTGTTggtctttacattttaatcagaAGTACAAATGGGAGTATATGGAGTATAAAGAAAAGCGAACAGTGCAAGAGCTGAAAGAAAAGTACCTAAAAGCCTCAGAGGCTAAGACACCTTTTCAGGCTTTGATTGAAAAACTTCAGGCTGAATATCATCATgtgcaggaggaggtggtgaaATTGATGGAGAGGTCTGCAAAGTGTTTAAACAGACTCAGAGAGATAGCACTGAAGCCAAATCCTCTCTCCACTCCAGAGTACATTGACATGGTTATTGAGGGAGAGAAATCTGAGGGAAAACCAGGATGGAAGCTTCGAGTTGAGGCCCTGATGGACATGAGAGGAAAAGCAGAGTTAATGGCTAaa